Genomic window (Senegalia massiliensis):
AGTAGCTATGGATATATCTTTTAATAGATTACTTTTATTCATTTCAATTTCTTCAGGAGTTCCTTGAAACTCTATCTCTATCAGTACTCTTTTATATTTTCTTTTTACTTTTTCATCGATAATAGGTTCTAAACTATTATCATTCCATTCATTATTTATAGTAGTTTCAGAAGGATAAATAATCCTGTTTAATAATTTAGCATTATATTCTGTTATATCTTTATTATTTATATACATGTTTATCCTTCCCTCCTTTTATTTCTTATAGCTATTTCTTTTGATGTATATGGAGCTGTCGCTGTAGCAATTTCTTCTCCATCAATCTCAAAAGTGGCATGAATATCGCCTGATAATACTACCTTTTCATCAGTATCATCATTATTTGTAGTTACTACATTGTATTTCTTAGAATCATTAGTAGCAGTAATCTTTGTTCCCACATCAGAACTTTCTAAATCAACTGTAGCCTTCATTTTTCTAGTCAATTTAGACATTTCACTATCTACATCACGTTGTAACTCTGGCATACCTTTTTCAATTCCTACACCAACACCTAAAGTTATGTTTTCTCCTACTTCATCTCTCATTACACGTGAAGGTGAATGAATACCAAATTTCTTTTTTATCCAACCTGTTACATCACCAGCAAACCCACTTATTTTATCTAATATCCACCTTTTAACATTCTTGATACCATCCCATATTCCTTTAACTAAGTTTTCACCTATTTTCTTCATATTAGACCAGCTAAATTTATCTTTAATAGCTTTAATTGAGCCCTCAGCCATTTCTCTAGCGACACTAGCTGCCTTCCATGCCATATTTTTTATTCCACTTGCTATATCACTTATCAAGTTTTTACCTATTTTATTTGAACCTCTGAAAAAATCTTTAATACCTTCAACTACATTAAAAGCTATGCTTTTTGCAGTAGTTCCTATATTCCTTTTCATAGATAAAAGCCCATCTTTAATCTTTAAGATTACACCTTTACCTAAATTCCACCAATTATACAAGGTAAATACATTTACTATAGCCATTATTATAGCTGGAATGTTTTTAACTAAAGTAGGTATTGAGTCTATTAAGCCCTTTATAAGTGCTACTATTATCTTTACTCCTGTTGCAATAATAGTAGGTAACATATCATATATAGCATTAGAAAATTCATTTATTATTCTAGGTACTTCAGCTATTAGAGTAGGTAAATTGTCAATTATTCCTTGTGCTAAAGCCATTATCATTTGAAGTGCTGCATTAAGAATTAATGGTAGATTCTCTATTATTTTATCTGCTATCATTATTACAAGCTCTATTATTTTTGTCATTAAAGAAGGTATGTTTCCAGAAATACCTTCTGCTAATGCAATCATAATCTGAACTCCTGAATCTATAATAGTTGGCAAATTCTCCATTAAGGCATTTATAATTGTATCTATAGCACTAATAGCAATAGGTATCAACTCAGGTAACATTTCTGCTATTCCTGTTGCTAAATTAGCTATTAATTCTATTCCTAATACCAATACTTCAGGCAATATCTCTAAGAATGAACTTATAAATGTTTGAATTAGAGTTATTGCAGATTCAGATATTTGTGGTAAATTTGCTCTTAAGCCTTCTAATAATGAATTTATTAGATTAACTCCTAATTCTAGTAGTTTTGGTGCACCTTCTGATAGTCTAAGTAGAATATCAGCAAGTATTTCTCCTATAACTTCTGCTGCACCTTCAAAACCATTTGGAATTTCTTCAAGATTATATCCGAACATTTCAGCACTCATGCCTGATTCTTTCATAGCTTGCTTAATGTCATCATGAGCTGTTAAAGTGCTATTTATTTTATCAATATATCCTGTAAGAGTTTCAACTACACCTTTTAAGGGACTATCCATATCTTCATATATAGTTATTCCTAGACCCTCTAAAGCAGATTTCATTATTTCTATTTTGCCAAGTAGATTATCATTCATAGTTTCAGCCATGTCAGCAGCTGCTCCATCTGCATTTGCTATATAATTAGATAATTCATCAAATCTTTCACCACTATTTGCAAGTAAAGCATTAGCACTTTTTAAATCTACTTTATTAAATATAGAATTTAAAACTTGAGTCTTTTCACCTTCTGTCATACCTACTAATGATTTATCTAAATCTTTAAATACATCATTTAAAGGTCTTACGTTTCCTTCTGCGTCTAAAACTTCTAGTCCTAATTCCTTCATTTTAATAGCAGCTTTATCTGTTGGGGCAGTAAGAGACAAAATAATATTTCTTAAAGCTGTTCCACCTTCTGCACCTTTTATACCATTATCAGCAAGTATTCCTAATGCTGTGTTAAGTTCTATAGTTCCACCAGCTAATACCTTAGCAGTACCACCTACAGTAAGTATAGCTTCACCAAGTTGTGAAACGCTTGTATTAGACTTCTGACTTGTCTTAGCTAGTTCATCAGTAAAACCTTCTAACTGACTCATTTCTAAACCCAACGCACTCATACTGTCAGTAACTAAATCACTAGCATATGCTAAATCTAATCCTCCAGCAGCAGCCAAATTTAAAACAGTAGGTAATGCTTTTACAGATTTTTCAGCATCATATCCAGCAAGTGCCAAATAATTTAAAGCTTCCGCTGATTGACTTGCACTAAATTGAGTGGTCTTTCCTGCATCTTTAGCAGCCTTCTCTAACATTTTAAAGGATTTATCACCTTTATTTATTTCATCTACAGTTATTCCCATAGTCGCTGCCACTTGACTCATACTAGCTTTAAAATTACTTCCAACTTTTGCAGATGCAACACCTATGCCTACTACTGCTGCTGTTGCAGCAACCATAGAAGCAGCTACTGTTTTAGCAGCAATGCCAGCAGAACTTTTTAAAGCACTAACACCCTTTTTAAAGCCTTTTTCATCTATCCTGGTGTCAAAAATAAGAGAACCATCTTTTGCCATACTCTCACCTCGCTTTCTAGGTTTGAATAACGGCTCAATGGCTCACAAATTATTCTATATTTATTTCAATTTCTTTTTTGCAATTTTTACATTTTATATATATTTTTTTGCTTTTAGCATTCTCATTATATTTTAGTATCTTCTGGTTACAATGAGGACATCTATACCATTTTTTATTATCTTTCACACTAAATATCACCTCATTTTTTGCATAGAAAAAGCACCCTATCTAAGAGTGCTATATTATATCTATTAATGTTTTACAAATTTCATTTATTTTATCTCGTATTCTTCTCTACCTATTTCTTCTCCAGCAATCCCTTGATTAGCTACTAACGTCACTGGAGTTTCTAAATCATCTAATTCATAAGCAATAGAGTTTTCCACTGTGCCATCTTTTTTGATTGCTTCTGATTGAGAGTCTAAGTGATTTTCATCTGGCAATGAGCCAACTTCTAATTCATTTATTGCATTTTCATCATTATCTTGAATAGCAGTAAATACTGCAATCCATGCTGTTAAAGGATCTATCTCCTTATCAGTAAGATTTGTTGTTTCATACCAAATAGCGAATACTGGTTTTTCACCATATTCATTTCCAGCTTCTCCTACTGGTATAACTTTAGTTTCTTTAATTTTGATTTTTAGATCTTCAATTTTCACTTCGTTGTCTTTAAAGTAAACATCATTCTTGCTTTCATCTTTGTTTTCTTCTGCATCACTTTCTTGAGTATCTACTGAAGTATCTTCTGTATCTTCATCTTTAGAGCTATCTCCACAAGCTATCAATGAAAACGTCATTAATAAAATCATGAATAATGCTAATATTTTTTTCATAATATCCCTCCACAAATATATTTTATGTATCTACTTAAATATATCAAATAGAGGAATATTTTTCAATTAAAATATAGACGATAATACATTGTCAAAGTCATTTTCTTTTTCTTCTTGTGTCCTATTGTCAGGTAAAGCATATATCTCTTTCATTTTTCTATAATATTTTTTATCATTATCACTCATATCACTGCTTATAGTTATAGACCTATAGCCCATAATTTTAGATATTAGATTATCATCTTTTAAGCTTTTAAACATAGCCTTGAATTTCCACCAATGAAGATGTTCTATATCTTGCAAATCTATTCCATATTGATCTAAAAAAGCCGAATATATATATTCATCATCATGTCCAAAAGAGTATATATTATCAGCTTTTTTAGAGTTATTATTTGCATTTTCTGTATTATTAGAATTACTTATATCATCTTCTTTTCCACATTTATAAAACCAAAGTATCTTTTCAACTGCCTTATTTAAATTATCAGGAACTTCTTCATAATATAAATTCAAAGCCATTTTTAATTTTTCATCTTCTGGAATAGAATTGTCTTGCATTAGTAATTCAAACATCATACTAATTCTAAAACAAGTATTTATTTTATAATCTATTCCATCTATTTCAACTGTATCAGGAACTAAATCAATTAAAATATTCATATCTATTTCTTCTTATTTTTATTACTTCTTCTTTGTGCTCTATTTGGAGAATAAGCCTTAAACTTATTATCCATATCTGCTTTAACTTCTATATTAATAGAATTTATTATATTTAAAGCATCAAATAAATTTACTTTTTTTCCTTCAAATATTTTTTTGCTAGCACTTTCACCTAATATTTTATCAATAGTATCAAGACAAAACTGTATAGTCTCTTTCAAAGCTTTAATATAATCCTTATTTTCACCTATGTCTTCTGCCTTTTTTTGAGCTTCTTCACTAAAGTTTGAAACTTTTTCAAGCAATTCAGGATCTCCTGTATTAAGTGTAAAAACATGTCCTGCTATATCTAATTCTAAATCACTATTTTTAAGTTCTATTTTCTTAGCCATTATTTAACATACCTCCTTATATACCTGCTCCATCTTCAACAAATGTACAAGTTTCCCAATTATCAGTAGATGTAGCTTCACCAGTTATCTTTTGTCCTTTAACTTTAAAAGTACCTCCATAAGAATATGCTTCTAATTTATCCCCTTCAGTTCCTGGAACTAATACAAAATCTCTCTTAGTTGCTACAAAACTATCTGCAGTAGCTCCTGGTTTACTTAAATCTACTGATAAAAGAGTTACTATTGCATCTGCTCCAATTTTTTCACCATCTATAAT
Coding sequences:
- a CDS encoding DUF6673 family protein — protein: MAKKIELKNSDLELDIAGHVFTLNTGDPELLEKVSNFSEEAQKKAEDIGENKDYIKALKETIQFCLDTIDKILGESASKKIFEGKKVNLFDALNIINSINIEVKADMDNKFKAYSPNRAQRRSNKNKKK
- a CDS encoding bacteriophage Gp15 family protein, which gives rise to MNILIDLVPDTVEIDGIDYKINTCFRISMMFELLMQDNSIPEDEKLKMALNLYYEEVPDNLNKAVEKILWFYKCGKEDDISNSNNTENANNNSKKADNIYSFGHDDEYIYSAFLDQYGIDLQDIEHLHWWKFKAMFKSLKDDNLISKIMGYRSITISSDMSDNDKKYYRKMKEIYALPDNRTQEEKENDFDNVLSSIF
- a CDS encoding phage tail tape measure protein — encoded protein: MAKDGSLIFDTRIDEKGFKKGVSALKSSAGIAAKTVAASMVAATAAVVGIGVASAKVGSNFKASMSQVAATMGITVDEINKGDKSFKMLEKAAKDAGKTTQFSASQSAEALNYLALAGYDAEKSVKALPTVLNLAAAGGLDLAYASDLVTDSMSALGLEMSQLEGFTDELAKTSQKSNTSVSQLGEAILTVGGTAKVLAGGTIELNTALGILADNGIKGAEGGTALRNIILSLTAPTDKAAIKMKELGLEVLDAEGNVRPLNDVFKDLDKSLVGMTEGEKTQVLNSIFNKVDLKSANALLANSGERFDELSNYIANADGAAADMAETMNDNLLGKIEIMKSALEGLGITIYEDMDSPLKGVVETLTGYIDKINSTLTAHDDIKQAMKESGMSAEMFGYNLEEIPNGFEGAAEVIGEILADILLRLSEGAPKLLELGVNLINSLLEGLRANLPQISESAITLIQTFISSFLEILPEVLVLGIELIANLATGIAEMLPELIPIAISAIDTIINALMENLPTIIDSGVQIMIALAEGISGNIPSLMTKIIELVIMIADKIIENLPLILNAALQMIMALAQGIIDNLPTLIAEVPRIINEFSNAIYDMLPTIIATGVKIIVALIKGLIDSIPTLVKNIPAIIMAIVNVFTLYNWWNLGKGVILKIKDGLLSMKRNIGTTAKSIAFNVVEGIKDFFRGSNKIGKNLISDIASGIKNMAWKAASVAREMAEGSIKAIKDKFSWSNMKKIGENLVKGIWDGIKNVKRWILDKISGFAGDVTGWIKKKFGIHSPSRVMRDEVGENITLGVGVGIEKGMPELQRDVDSEMSKLTRKMKATVDLESSDVGTKITATNDSKKYNVVTTNNDDTDEKVVLSGDIHATFEIDGEEIATATAPYTSKEIAIRNKRREG
- a CDS encoding DUF5067 domain-containing protein, with translation MKKILALFMILLMTFSLIACGDSSKDEDTEDTSVDTQESDAEENKDESKNDVYFKDNEVKIEDLKIKIKETKVIPVGEAGNEYGEKPVFAIWYETTNLTDKEIDPLTAWIAVFTAIQDNDENAINELEVGSLPDENHLDSQSEAIKKDGTVENSIAYELDDLETPVTLVANQGIAGEEIGREEYEIK